A genomic region of Lagenorhynchus albirostris chromosome 18, mLagAlb1.1, whole genome shotgun sequence contains the following coding sequences:
- the LOC132508769 gene encoding kelch repeat and BTB domain-containing protein 6 isoform X2 gives MQSREEASRSRRLASPRGGKRPKRVHKPTVSAFFTGPEELKDTAHSAALLAQLKSFYDARLLCDVTIEVVTPGSGPGTGRLFPCNRNVLAAACPYFKSMFTGGMYESHQTNVTMHDVDAESFEVLVDYCYTGRVSLSESNVERLYAASDMLQLEYVREACASFLARRLDLANCTAIFKFADAFGHRKLRSQAQSFIAHNFKQLSQMSSIREESLADLTLAQLLTVLRLDSLNIEHEQTVCHVAVQWLEAAPKERGPSAAEVFKCVRWTHFTDEDRNYLEGLLTNTMVKKYCLDLVEGARQMRYGDTLCKSLVPKPESSSGGSSSGGGGGVSSVVSGAENPPQRLGVCAKKMVIFFGHPRDPFLCCDPYSGDIYKVPSPLTCLAHTRTVTTLAVCVSPDHDIYLAAQPRKDLWVYKPAQNSWQQLADRLLCREGMDVAYLNGYIYILGGRDPITGIKLKEVECYSVQRNQWALVAPLPHSFISFDLMVIQNYLYALNSKRMFCFDPSHNMWLKCVSLKRNDFQEACVFNDEIYCICDIPVMKVYNPVRGEWRQINNIPLVSETNNYRIINHGQKLLLITSRTPQWKKNRVTVYEYDIRGDQWINIGTTLGLFQFDSNFFCLSARVYPSCLEPGQSFLTEEEEVPSESSTEWDLGGFSELDSESGSSSSLSDDDLWVQVAPQ, from the exons ATGCAGTCCCGGGAAGAAGCTTCGCGCTCTCGCCGCCTTGCCAGTCCCCGCGGCGGGAAGCGGCCCAAAAGGGTTCACAAACCCACAGTTTCAGCTTTTTTCACGGGCCCGGAGGAGCTCAAGGACACGGCCCATTCCGCAGCCCTGCTGGCccagctcaagtccttctacgaCGCGCGGCTGCTCTGTGATGTGACCATCGAGGTGGTCACGCCTGGCAGTGGGCCTGGCACGGGCCGCCTCTTCCCCTGCAACCGTAACGTGCTGGCTGCCGCGTGTCCCTACTTCAAGAGCATGTTCACTGGCGGCATGTACGAGAGTCACCAGACGAACGTGACCATGCACGATGTGGATGCCGAGTCCTTCGAGGTGCTGGTCGATTACTGCTACACGGGTCGTGTGTCTCTGAGTGAATCCAACGTGGAGCGCCTGTACGCCGCCTCCGACATGCTGCAGCTCGAGTATGTGCGTGAAGCCTGTGCCTCCTTCCTAGCCCGCCGCCTTGACCTGGCCAACTGCACGGCCATCTTCAAGTTCGCTGATGCCTTCGGCCATCGCAAGCTGCGATCACAGGCCCAGTCGTTTATAGCCCACAACTTCAAGCAGCTCAGCCAGATGAGTTCGATTCGGGAGGAGTCTCTGGCAGATCTGACCCTGGCCCAACTTCTGACTGTCCTGCGCCTGGACAGCCTAAACATCGAGCATGAGCAGACCGTGTGCCAcgtggcggtgcagtggttggagGCGGCTCCCAAGGAGCGGGGTCCCAGCGCTGCAGAAGTCTTCAAGTGTGTCCGCTGGACACACTTCACCGACGAAGATCGGAATTACCTGGAGGGGCTGCTGACCAACACCATGGTGAAGAAGTACTGTCTGGACCTTGTTGAAGGGGCCCGGCAGATGCGATATGGTGACACGTTGTGCAAGTCTCTGGTGCCAAAGCCAGAGAGCAGCAGcggtggcagcagcagcggcggcggcggcggcgttaGCAGTGTCGTTAGCGGCGCtg AAAATCCACCCCAGAGGCTGGGTGTGTGTGCCAAGAAGATGGTGATCTTCTTTGGACATCCCAGAGATCCCTTTCTGTGCTGTGACCCATACTCGGGGGACATTTACAAAGTGCCATCACCTTTGACCTGCCTTGCTCACACTAGGACTGTGACCACCTTAGCTGTCTGTGTCTCTCCAGACCATGACATCTATCTGGCCGCCCAGCCCAGGAAAGACCTCTGGGTGTATAAACCAGCCCAGAATAGTTGGCAGCAACTTGCTGACCGCCTGCTCTGCCGTGAGGGCATGGATGTGGCATACCTCAATGGCTACATTTACATTTTGGGTGGGCGAGACCCTATTACCGGCATTAAACTGAAGGAGGTGGAGTGCTACAGTGTCCAGAGGAACCAGTGGGCACTGGTGGCTCCCCTGCcccattcttttatttccttcgaTCTGATGGTAATTCAGAACTATCTGTACGCTCTCAATAGTAAGCGCATGTTCTGCTTTGATCCCAGCCACAATATGTGGCTGAAGTGTGTTTCTCTGAAGCGCAATGATtttcaggaagcctgtgtcttCAATGATGAGATCTATTGCATCTGCGACATCCCTGTCATGAAGGTCTACAATCCAGTCAGAGGAGAGTGGAGGCAGATTAATAACATTCCCTTGGTGTCAGAGACTAACAACTACCGGATTATCAATCATGGCCAAAAACTGTTGCTGATCACCTCACGCACCCCGCAGTGGAAAAAGAACCGGGTGACCGTGTATGAATATGATATTAGGGGTGACCAGTGGATTAATATAGGTACCACATTAGGCCTGTTCCAGTTTGATTCTAACTTTTTTTGCCTCTCAGCTCGCGTTTATCCTTCCTGCCTTGAACCTGGTCAGAGTTTTCTCACTGAGGAGGAAGAAGTGCCCAGTGAATCTAGCACTGAGTGGGATTTAGGTGGATTCAGTGAGCTGGACTCTGAGTCAGGAAGTTCAAGTTCTTTATCTGATGATGATTTGTGGGTTCAGGTAGCCCCTCAGTGA
- the LOC132508769 gene encoding kelch repeat and BTB domain-containing protein 6 isoform X1: MQSREEASRSRRLASPRGGKRPKRVHKPTVSAFFTGPEELKDTAHSAALLAQLKSFYDARLLCDVTIEVVTPGSGPGTGRLFPCNRNVLAAACPYFKSMFTGGMYESHQTNVTMHDVDAESFEVLVDYCYTGRVSLSESNVERLYAASDMLQLEYVREACASFLARRLDLANCTAIFKFADAFGHRKLRSQAQSFIAHNFKQLSQMSSIREESLADLTLAQLLTVLRLDSLNIEHEQTVCHVAVQWLEAAPKERGPSAAEVFKCVRWTHFTDEDRNYLEGLLTNTMVKKYCLDLVEGARQMRYGDTLCKSLVPKPESSSGGSSSGGGGGVSSVVSGAGGGGGSCSSSSVVSVAENPPQRLGVCAKKMVIFFGHPRDPFLCCDPYSGDIYKVPSPLTCLAHTRTVTTLAVCVSPDHDIYLAAQPRKDLWVYKPAQNSWQQLADRLLCREGMDVAYLNGYIYILGGRDPITGIKLKEVECYSVQRNQWALVAPLPHSFISFDLMVIQNYLYALNSKRMFCFDPSHNMWLKCVSLKRNDFQEACVFNDEIYCICDIPVMKVYNPVRGEWRQINNIPLVSETNNYRIINHGQKLLLITSRTPQWKKNRVTVYEYDIRGDQWINIGTTLGLFQFDSNFFCLSARVYPSCLEPGQSFLTEEEEVPSESSTEWDLGGFSELDSESGSSSSLSDDDLWVQVAPQ, encoded by the coding sequence ATGCAGTCCCGGGAAGAAGCTTCGCGCTCTCGCCGCCTTGCCAGTCCCCGCGGCGGGAAGCGGCCCAAAAGGGTTCACAAACCCACAGTTTCAGCTTTTTTCACGGGCCCGGAGGAGCTCAAGGACACGGCCCATTCCGCAGCCCTGCTGGCccagctcaagtccttctacgaCGCGCGGCTGCTCTGTGATGTGACCATCGAGGTGGTCACGCCTGGCAGTGGGCCTGGCACGGGCCGCCTCTTCCCCTGCAACCGTAACGTGCTGGCTGCCGCGTGTCCCTACTTCAAGAGCATGTTCACTGGCGGCATGTACGAGAGTCACCAGACGAACGTGACCATGCACGATGTGGATGCCGAGTCCTTCGAGGTGCTGGTCGATTACTGCTACACGGGTCGTGTGTCTCTGAGTGAATCCAACGTGGAGCGCCTGTACGCCGCCTCCGACATGCTGCAGCTCGAGTATGTGCGTGAAGCCTGTGCCTCCTTCCTAGCCCGCCGCCTTGACCTGGCCAACTGCACGGCCATCTTCAAGTTCGCTGATGCCTTCGGCCATCGCAAGCTGCGATCACAGGCCCAGTCGTTTATAGCCCACAACTTCAAGCAGCTCAGCCAGATGAGTTCGATTCGGGAGGAGTCTCTGGCAGATCTGACCCTGGCCCAACTTCTGACTGTCCTGCGCCTGGACAGCCTAAACATCGAGCATGAGCAGACCGTGTGCCAcgtggcggtgcagtggttggagGCGGCTCCCAAGGAGCGGGGTCCCAGCGCTGCAGAAGTCTTCAAGTGTGTCCGCTGGACACACTTCACCGACGAAGATCGGAATTACCTGGAGGGGCTGCTGACCAACACCATGGTGAAGAAGTACTGTCTGGACCTTGTTGAAGGGGCCCGGCAGATGCGATATGGTGACACGTTGTGCAAGTCTCTGGTGCCAAAGCCAGAGAGCAGCAGcggtggcagcagcagcggcggcggcggcggcgttaGCAGTGTCGTTAGCGGCGCtggtggcggcggcggcagctgcagcagcagctctGTTGTCTCGGTGGCAGAAAATCCACCCCAGAGGCTGGGTGTGTGTGCCAAGAAGATGGTGATCTTCTTTGGACATCCCAGAGATCCCTTTCTGTGCTGTGACCCATACTCGGGGGACATTTACAAAGTGCCATCACCTTTGACCTGCCTTGCTCACACTAGGACTGTGACCACCTTAGCTGTCTGTGTCTCTCCAGACCATGACATCTATCTGGCCGCCCAGCCCAGGAAAGACCTCTGGGTGTATAAACCAGCCCAGAATAGTTGGCAGCAACTTGCTGACCGCCTGCTCTGCCGTGAGGGCATGGATGTGGCATACCTCAATGGCTACATTTACATTTTGGGTGGGCGAGACCCTATTACCGGCATTAAACTGAAGGAGGTGGAGTGCTACAGTGTCCAGAGGAACCAGTGGGCACTGGTGGCTCCCCTGCcccattcttttatttccttcgaTCTGATGGTAATTCAGAACTATCTGTACGCTCTCAATAGTAAGCGCATGTTCTGCTTTGATCCCAGCCACAATATGTGGCTGAAGTGTGTTTCTCTGAAGCGCAATGATtttcaggaagcctgtgtcttCAATGATGAGATCTATTGCATCTGCGACATCCCTGTCATGAAGGTCTACAATCCAGTCAGAGGAGAGTGGAGGCAGATTAATAACATTCCCTTGGTGTCAGAGACTAACAACTACCGGATTATCAATCATGGCCAAAAACTGTTGCTGATCACCTCACGCACCCCGCAGTGGAAAAAGAACCGGGTGACCGTGTATGAATATGATATTAGGGGTGACCAGTGGATTAATATAGGTACCACATTAGGCCTGTTCCAGTTTGATTCTAACTTTTTTTGCCTCTCAGCTCGCGTTTATCCTTCCTGCCTTGAACCTGGTCAGAGTTTTCTCACTGAGGAGGAAGAAGTGCCCAGTGAATCTAGCACTGAGTGGGATTTAGGTGGATTCAGTGAGCTGGACTCTGAGTCAGGAAGTTCAAGTTCTTTATCTGATGATGATTTGTGGGTTCAGGTAGCCCCTCAGTGA